From Tachysurus fulvidraco isolate hzauxx_2018 chromosome 6, HZAU_PFXX_2.0, whole genome shotgun sequence:
AGCACAGATGGGCAAGTCTTTGTCTGTGATGTAATGGACTTCGTTGTACAAAGCAGGGAGGGAAAGTAGGACACCCAAAATCCAGACCACGAAGCAAACAGCCCAGCTACAAAAGATCCTTTGGACCTTCCGGGCCTCCATAGCTCGCACAATTACCATGTAGCGATCCACACTAATGCAGACCAAAAACAGGATGCTGGTGTAGAAGTTGGCTTCTTTAACTAAGTTGACCAGCTTGCACATGATGTCACCAAAGATCCATCCAGCGATGACAGAGGTGGAGAAGAAGGGGAGGGCGAGGGCCATCAGCATGTCTGCAATCACCAGGTGGAACAGGTAGATGTCAGATGGAGAAAGAAAGCGCAGGTTTGAAAGGATCACCAGCCCTACAATCAGATTGCCAGGGATGGCAAGGAGGAAGATGTGCACGAATAAAATGCACACAGCAATGTTGATGGAGAGCGATATGGTGAACTCCTGGCATGCCATAGTTGTCTCATCTAGAATGTAGGTGGTGTTCACGATGCTGTTGTTGAATTCCAGGTCGTAAAACTCAGAGAAGTCCACCAGAAGAAGTGACATGTTTAGACCTAAAAGTGGAAAAGAGGGCAACGTTCACATTAGATTTTGGGTGTGAATTAACCTTATTGCTGCAGTGGATAAATCGCTGCCTTGGGAATTTCACCGATTTATGTTGCATagcaaattttgaaaaaaaaaaaaagctgcagcaaaagcaaacatttttGACTGAAACAATCACAAAAATTCACCTGGCatacacatttactgtatacatcCTAATACGTCTTAACACGTTTTGTACtgtttttcatgtatttattattgctTCACTAACCAGCGTCACCCAGAAGAGAATGGAAAGAatgagttcccttttgagtctagTTCCTGTCTAGGTTACTCGTCACTTTGTTTACCACTGATTTGTTTGTTAggctaaataaatcaaaatctaGATTTCTGGCTTGAATCACTTTGCTGAGAAAATGACTTTCAGCAGTTAGGTAGAATAGTGGTAGAatagtggataaggtgttgaactacctatcagaaggttgtgagttcacaTCCCATACCCACCAAGCTGCTATGATTTACAACATTTTGCAACTAAGCGATCGAAGGGTCTTGTTCAGCAGTTAGGTATGATTGAACAAGACCCTTCGATCGCTTAGTTGCAAAATGTTGTAAATCATAccagcttggtggatgtgggatgcgaactcacaaccttctgattggtagttcaacaccttatccactaaTTATTCTACCAAATGCCCATGTATGTTGGAGCTTAGATATAATATTTTATGGTGGAAAGGTGAGATTCAACTGACATTTGGGtcacaaacaaaaggaaaaactaACATAATGTTTCTTAGTAACCTTTTTTGCCACTACGAGTAAGCTTCAATGTGCCTTAACGGCTTTTTGGAAATGACAGATTTTCCCTCAGCTGGTGTTAGGTTGCGATTCAGTGACTATGATTTTACATATACAATAGCATATGATTTACAGTAC
This genomic window contains:
- the LOC113653103 gene encoding C-X-C chemokine receptor type 1, with the protein product MTGLNMSLLLVDFSEFYDLEFNNSIVNTTYILDETTMACQEFTISLSINIAVCILFVHIFLLAIPGNLIVGLVILSNLRFLSPSDIYLFHLVIADMLMALALPFFSTSVIAGWIFGDIMCKLVNLVKEANFYTSILFLVCISVDRYMVIVRAMEARKVQRIFCSWAVCFVVWILGVLLSLPALYNEVHYITDKDLPICAERFEFDKSDEWRIATRVMRHLLGFLLPLCVMLTCYGVTVARLLRTRGFQRQRAMKLIAAVIVAFLLCWTPFNIATMVDTLMRANLVRNDCSAKNGVSLAMFITQSLGLLHCSVNPLLYAFVGEKFRMRFFNMIHRTRKIERFTPSRSTRSTSQSSDGVSHFL